Proteins encoded by one window of Panicum virgatum strain AP13 chromosome 7N, P.virgatum_v5, whole genome shotgun sequence:
- the LOC120682061 gene encoding magnesium-chelatase subunit ChlH, chloroplastic-like, which yields MASSSLVSTPFAGTAAAQKRLLPAPAPPLHSFLLSSARRQAPPGVRRAAATIRCAVAGGNGLFTQTKPEVRRVVPGPDPLLPRVKLVYVVLEAQYQSSVTAAVQQLNADPRRAAAFEVVGYLVEELRDEDTYRTFRADLADANVFIGSLIFVEELALRVRDAVQEVRGRMDAVLVFPSMPEVMRLNKLGSFSMSQLGQSKSPFFQLFKRNKANAGNFADSMLKLVRTLPKVLKYLPSDKAQDARLYILSLQFWLGGSPDNLQNLFKMVAGSYVPALRAGGGIAYDDPVLYLDAGIWHPLAPQMYDDVKEYLNWYGTRRDAGDGLRDPDAPVIGLVLQRSHIVTGDDAHYVAVIMELEAKGAKVIPIFAGGLDFSGPTQRFLVDPVTGKPFVNAVVSLTGFALVGGPARQDHPKAIAALQKLDVPYIVALPLVFQTTEEWLNSTLGLHPIQVALQVALPELDGGMEPIVFAGRDPRTGKSHALHKRVEQLCTRAIRWAQLKRKTKEKKKLAITVFSFPPDKGNVGTAAYLNVFNSIYSVLSDLKKDGYNVEGLPDTPEALIEEVIHDKEAQFNSPNLNVAYRMNVREYQYLTPYASLLEENWGKPPGHLNSDGENLLVYGKQYGNVFIGVQPTFGYEGDPMRLLFSKSASPHHGFAAYYTFVEKIFQADAVLHFGTHGSLEFMPGKQVGMSDTCYPDSLIGNIPNIYYYAANNPSEATVAKRRSYANTISYLTPPAENAGLYKGLKQLSELISSYQSLKDTGRGAQIVSSIISTAKQCNLDKDVPLPEEGEELPPKERDLIVGKVYAKIMEIESRLLPCGLHVIGEPPSAIEAVATLVNIAALDRPEEGISSLPGILAATVGRDIEDVYRGSDKGILADVELLRQITEASRGAITAFVEKTTNSKGQVVNVANNLSTILGFGLSEPWVQYLSTTKFIRADREKLRVLFGFLGECLKLVVQDNELGSLKLALEGSYVEPGPGGDPIRNPKVLPTGKNIHALDPQAIPTAAALKSAKIVVDRLLERQKADNGGKYPETVALVLWGTDNIKTYGESLAQVLWMIGVRPVADTFGRVNRVEPVSLEELGRPRIDVVVNCSGVFRDLFINQMNLLDRAVKMVAELDEPVEMNYVRKHAQEQAEELGVSLREAATRVFSNASGSYSSNVNLAVENASWTDEKQLQDMYLSRKSFAFDSDAPGAGMKEKRKAFELALATADATFQNLDSSEISLTDVSHYFDSDPTKLVQGLRKDGRAPSSYIADTTTANAQVRTLSETVRLDARTKLLNPKWYEGMMKSGYEGVREIEKRLTNTVGWSATSGQVDNWVYEEANSTFIEDEAMRKRLMDTNPNSFRKLVQTFLEASGRGYWETSEENLERLRELYSEVEDKIEGIDR from the exons ATGGCGTCGTCGTCTCTGGTGTCCACCCCCTTcgccgggacggcggcggcgcagaagaggCTGCTcccggcgcccgcgccgccgctgcactcCTTCCTGCTCAGCAGCGCCCGCCGCCAGGCGCCACCCggcgtccgccgcgccgccgccaccatccgctgcgccgtcgccggcggcaacGGCCTCTTCACGCAGACCAAGCCCGAGGTGCGGCGCGTGGTCCCGGGCCCCGACCCGCTGCTGCCGCGCGTCAAGCTCGTCTACGTCGTCCTCGAGGCGCAGTACCAGTCCTccgtcaccgccgccgtgcAGCAGCTCAACGCcgacccgcgccgcgccgccgccttcgaggTCGTCGGCTACCTCGTCGAGGAGCTCCGCGACGAGGACACCTACCGCACCTTCCGCGCCGACCTCGCCGACGCCAACGTCTTCATCGGCTCCCTCATCTTCGTCGAGGAGCTCGCGCTCAGGGTCCGCGACGCCGTCCAGGAGGTGCGCGGCCGCATGGACGCCGTCCTCGTCTTCCCCTCCATGCCCGAGGTCATGCGCCTCAACAAGCTTGGCTCCTTCAGCATGTCGCAGCTGGGCCAGTCCAAGAGCCCCTTCTTCCAGCTCTTCAAGCGCAACAAGGCCAACGCCGGCAACTTCGCCGACAGCATGCTCAAGCTGGTGCGCACGCTGCCCAAGGTGCTCAAGTACCTGCCCTCCGACAAGGCGCAGGACGCGCGGCTCTACATCCTCAGCCTCCAGTTCTGGCTCGGCGGCTCGCCGGACAACCTCCAGAACCTCTTCAAGATGGTCGCCGGCAGCTACGTGCCCGCgctccgcgccggcggcggcatcgccTACGACGACCCTGTGCTGTACCTCGACGCCGGCATCTGGCACCCGCTCGCGCCCCAAATGTACGACGACGTCAAGGAGTACCTCAACTGGTACGGCACGCGccgcgacgccggcgacgggcTCCGGGACCCCGACGCGCCCGTCATCGGCCTCGTCCTCCAACGGAGCCACATCGTCACCGGCGACGATGCCCACTACGTGGCCGTCATCATGGAGCTCGAGGCCAAGGGAGCAAAGGTCATACCCATCTTCGCCGGCGGCCTCGACTTCTCCGGGCCCACGCAGCGCTTCCTCGTCGACCCGGTCACCGGCAAGCCGTTCGTCAACGCCGTCGTCTCGCTCACCGGGTTCGCGCTCGTCGGCGGGCCGGCCAGGCAGGACCACCCCAAGGCCATCGCCGCGCTGCAGAAGCTCGACGTGCCCTACATTGTCGCGCTGCCGCTCGTGTTCCAGACCACGGAGGAGTGGCTCAACAGCACGCTGGGGCTGCACCCCATCCAGGTTGCGTTGCAGGTCGCACTGCCGGAGCTCGACGGAGGGATGGAGCCCATCGTCTTCGCCGGCAGGGACCCAAGGACAG GGAAATCACATGCACTGCACAAGAGGGTCGAGCAGCTCTGCACCAGAGCAATCAGATGGGCTCAACTCAAGAGGAAAACTAAG GAGAAGAAGAAACTTGCAATCACTGTTTTCAGCTTCCCACCAGACAAGGGCAACGTTGGGACTGCAGCCTATCTGAATGTGTTCAACTCCATCTACTCTGTCCTCTCAGACCTCAAGAAGGATGGGTACAACGTTGAGGGTCTTCCGGATACACCTGAAGCCCTCATCGAGGAGGTGATCCATGACAAGGAGGCCCAGTTCAACAGCCCCAACCTCAATGTCGCTTACCGCATGAATGTGCGGGAGTACCAGTATCTCACTCCCTACGCCTCCTTGCTGGAGGAGAACTGGGGCAAGCCACCGGGTCACCTCAACTCTGACGGTGAAAACCTCCTTGTCTATGGGAAGCAGTATGGCAATGTCTTCATTGGCGTGCAGCCCACTTTTGGGTATGAAGGTGACCCGATGCGGCTCCTGTTCTCAAAGTCTGCCAGCCCTCACCATGGCTTCGCAGCATACTACACCTTCGTTGAGAAGATCTTCCAGGCAGATGCTGTTCTGCACTTCGGCACACACGGATCCCTTGAGTTCATGCCGGGCAAACAGGTTGGGATGAGTGACACCTGCTACCCTGACAGTCTCATTGGCAACATCCCCAACATCTACTACTACGCCGCAAACAACCCTTCAGAGGCCACCGTCGCCAAGCGCCGGAGCTACGCAAACACCATCAGCTACCTGACACCACCGGCCGAGAATGCCGGTCTCTACAAGGGGCTCAAGCAGCTGTCAGAGCTCATCTCCTCTTACCAGTCTCTCAAGGACACCGGCCGTGGTGCGCAGATTGTGAGCTCAATCATCAGCACTGCAAAGCAGTGTAACCTTGACAAGGATGTCCCGTTGCCTGAGGAAGGCGAGGAGCTCCCACCAAAGGAGCGTGACCTCATTGTTGGCAAGGTGTACGCCAAGATCATGGAGATTGAATCACGGCTCCTGCCGTGCGGTCTGCACGTCATCGGTGAGCCGCCGAGTGCCATCGAGGCTGTGGCCACACTGGTGAACATTGCTGCCCTTGACCGCCCAGAGGAAGGCATCAGCTCACTGCCCGGCATACTTGCTGCAACAGTGGGCAGGGACATTGAAGATGTGTACAGGGGGAGTGACAAGGGCATACTGGCTGATGTTGAGCTTCTGAGGCAGATAACTGAAGCCTCACGTGGTGCCATCACTGCCTTTGTTGAGAAGACCACAAACAGCAAAGGGCAAGTCGTCAATGTCGCTAACAATCTCAGCACCATTCTTGGGTTTGGTCTCTCAGAACCGTGGGTGCAGTACCTGTCCACGACCAAGTTCATCAGAGCAGACAGAGAGAAGCTGAGGGTCCTGTTTGGATTCTTGGGGGAGTGCTTGAAACTCGTTGTGCAGGACAACGAGCTTGGCAGCCTGAAGCTTGCCCTTGAGGGAAGCTACGTTGAGCCTGGCCCCGGTGGCGATCCGATCCGTAACCCAAAGGTTCTCCCGACAGGGAAGAACATCCATGCTCTTGACCCGCAGGCGATCCCAACTGCAGCTGCCCTCAAGAGTGCCAAGATTGTTGTTGACCGCCTGCTGGAGAGGCAGAAGGCTGACAATGGTGGCAAGTATCCTGAGACGGTTGCGCTTGTCTTGTGGGGCACCGACAACATCAAGACCTACGGTGAGTCGTTGGCCCAGGTTCTGTGGATGATCGGTGTCCGGCCTGTGGCTGACACCTTTGGCCGTGTCAACCGTGTGGAGCCTGTCAGCCTTGAGGAGCTTGGACGCCCGAGGATTGATGTCGTCGTCAACTGCTCGGGTGTCTTCAGGGATCTTTTCATCAACCAG ATGAACCTGTTGGACCGTGCAGTGAAGATGGTCGCCGAACTGGATGAGCCAGTGGAGATGAACTACGTGCGCAAGCATGCCCAGGAGCAGGCAGAGGAGCTGGGCGTCTCGCTGAGAGAGGCAGCAACAAGGGTGTTCTCCAACGCATCCGGCTCCTACTCATCCAATGTGAACCTGGCAGTGGAGAACGCGTCGTGGACCGACGAGAAGCAGCTCCAGGACATGTACCTGAGCCGCAAGTCCTTCGCCTTCGACAGCGACGCTCCGGGGGCAGGCATGAAGGAGAAGCGCAAGGCGTTCGAGCTTGCCCTGGCCACCGCCGACGCCACGTTCCAGAACCTCGACTCGTCGGAGATCTCACTCACGGACGTGAGCCACTACTTCGACTCCGACCCAACCAAGCTGGTGCAAGGGCTGCGCAAGGATGGCCGGGCGCCTTCCTCGTACATCGCGGACACCACCACGGCGAACGCGCAGGTGAGAACGCTGTCGGAGACGGTGCGGCTCGATGCGAGGACGAAGCTGCTCAACCCCAAGTGGTACGAGGGGATGATGAAGAGTGGGTACGAGGGAGTCAGGGAGATCGAGAAGCGGCTCACAAACACTGTCGGGTGGAGCGCAACATCCGGACAGGTGGACAACTGGGTTTACGAGGAGGCCAATTCCACGTTCATCGAAGATGAGGCGATGAGGAAGAGGCTCATGGACACCAACCCCAACTCGTTCAGGAAGCTGGTCCAGACCTTCCTAGAAGCCAGCGGCAGAGGCTACTGGGAGACATCGGAGGAGAACTTGGAGAGGCTCCGGGAGCTCTACTCGGAGGTTGAGGACAAGATCGAGGGAATTGACCGGTAA